A DNA window from Theobroma cacao cultivar B97-61/B2 chromosome 5, Criollo_cocoa_genome_V2, whole genome shotgun sequence contains the following coding sequences:
- the LOC18598655 gene encoding CDPK-related kinase 1 produces the protein MGLCHGKPTEHQQNQSRDIPIPGENDPPANAHSTKSSNFPFYSPSPLPSLFKTSPAISSVNSTPLRIFKRPFPPPSPAKHIRALLARRHGSIKPNEASIPEGNECDIGLDKNFGFSKHFMSHYELGEEVGRGHFGYTCTAKGKKGSLKGHDVAVKVIPKSKMTTAIAIEDVRREVKILRALTGHKNLVQFYDAYEDDDNVYIVMELCRGGELLDRILSRGGKYSEEDAKTVVVQILSVVAFCHLQGVVHRDLKPENFLFTSKQENSPLKAIDFGLSDYVKPDERLNDIVGSAYYVAPEVLHRSYGTEADMWSIGVIAYILLCGSRPFWARTESGIFRAVLKADPSFDEAPWPSLSPEAIDFVKRLLNKDYRKRLTAAQALSHPWLANYHEIKIPSDMIICRLVKAYIGSSALRKTALGALAKTLTVPQLAYLREQFTLLGPNKNGFISMQNYKTALMKNSTDAMKDSWVLDYVNMISTLQYRKLDFEEFCAASISVHQLEGMETWEQHARRAYDLFEKDGNRPIMIEELASELGLSPSVPVHVVLQDWIRHSDGKLSFLGFVRLLHGVSSRTFQKS, from the exons ATGGGACTCTGCCATGGAAAACCCACCGAACACCAACAAAACCAATCAAGAGACATACCAATTCCAGGTGAAAATGATCCACCAGCAAATGCCCACTCCACCAAGTCATCAAATTTCCCTTTTTACAGTCCAAGTCCATTGCCAAGTCTCTTCAAGACATCCCCAGCAATATCAAGTGTGAATTCTACTCCTCTGCGCATCTTCAAACGCCCATTTCCTCCTCCTTCTCCCGCAAAGCATATCAGGGCACTGCTGGCAAGAAGGCATGGCTCTATTAAGCCTAATGAGGCCTCAATTCCTGAAGGAAATGAGTGTGACATCGGTTTGGATAAGAATTTTGGATTTTCAAAGCATTTTATGTCTCATTATGAGCTTGGTGAGGAAGTGGGGCGTGGACATTTTGGATATACTTGCACGGCTAAGGGCAAGAAAGGAAGCCTCAAAGGCCATGATGTGGCCGTTAAAGTTATTCCAAAGTCTAAG ATGACAACAGCAATTGCCATAGAGGATGTAAGACGAGAAGTGAAGATATTACGAGCTTTAACAGGTCATAAGAACTTGGTTCAGTTCTATGATGCCTATGAAGATGATGACAATGTATACATAGTGATGGA GTTGTGTAGAGGTGGTGAATTGCTAGATAGAATACTATCAAG GGGTGGAAAATACTCAGAAGAAGATGCTAAGACTGTTGTGGTTCAGATTTTAAGTGTTGTGGCCTTTTGTCATCTTCAAGGTGTAGTCCACCGTGACCTCAAGCCAGAG aattttcttttcactaGTAAACAAGAGAATTCGCCTCTGAAGGCCATTGATTTCGGACTTTCAGACTATGTAAAGCCAG ATGAAAGATTGAATGACATCGTAGGAAGTGCATATTATGTCGCTCCTGAAGTACTACATAGATCATACGGGACTGAGGCAGACATGTGGAGTATTGGAGTAATTGCTTATATACTTCTTTGTGGAAGTCGACCATTTTGGGCACGGACAGAATCTGGCATCTTTCGTGCTGTCCTTAAAGCTGACCCTAGCTTTGATGAAGCTCCCTGGCCTTCTTTATCCCCTGAAGCAATAGATTTTGTAAAGAGATTGTTGAACAAGGACTACCGTAAGAGGCTAACTGCTGCTCAGGCTCTGA GTCATCCGTGGTTGGCAAATTATCATGAGATAAAGATACCATCagatatgataatatgcaGGCTTGTAAAAGCTTATATAGGCTCATCTGCACTACGAAAAACAGCATTGGGC GCCCTTGCAAAGACATTAACTGTACCGCAGCTAGCTTATCTCCGGGAACAATTCACATTGTTAGGGCCTAACAAAAATGGATTCATTTCTATGCAGAATTATAAGACG GCGCTGATGAAAAATTCTACTGATGCTATGAAGGATTCGTGGGTCCTTGATTATGTCAACATG ATTAGTACTCTTCAGTATAGAAAATTGGACTTTGAAGAATTTTGTGCTGCTTCCATAAGTGTGCATCAGCTAGAAGGAATGGAAACTTGGGAGCAACATGCAAGGCGTGCATATGATTTGTTTGAGAAGGATGGCAACAGGCCCATTATGATAGAGGAACTTGCCTCG GAACTTGGACTTAGCCCATCAGTACCAGTGCACGTAGTTCTCCAAGACTGGATAAGACATTCGGATGGGAAGCTTAGTTTCTTGGGATTTGTTAGACTTCTACATGGGGTTTCTTCTCGCACATTTCAGAAGTCTTGA